From the genome of Vicia villosa cultivar HV-30 ecotype Madison, WI linkage group LG2, Vvil1.0, whole genome shotgun sequence, one region includes:
- the LOC131652526 gene encoding pentatricopeptide repeat-containing protein At3g18110, chloroplastic: MYISVSSTGLLTLTPSTPIPFTLSVSNRRTIIVSSSISSTDSSPQQLNNNSNNNDNKTVPVVKFNYSRASPSIRWPNSKLSHMYPSTDTHFSQNDVFVKKTQTLETPDETHKRNDNEEEGEIMRDSRSKMKVKRMNKWVLRKEMNWRERVKTLTNRILGLKSDEFVGDVLEQHRVMMTPVDFCFVVKSVGQTSWQRALELYECLNMQQWYAPNARMVSTILGVLGKANQEEIAVEVFTKAESIIDDTVQVYNAMMGVYARSGNFDKVKQVFDLMRERECQPDIVSLNTLINAKVKSCAIVSGLAILDEVGKFGLRPDIITYNTLISACSRECNLKEAIVVFSDMETNGCQPDLWTYNAMISVYGRCGFALKAEHLFEELKSKGFSPDAVTYNSLLYAFSKEGNTEKVRDICDEMVKMGFRKDEMTYNTIIHMHGKHGRHDEALQVYRDMKSSKRNPDAVTYTVLIDLLGKASKIEEAAKVMSEMLDAGVKPTLHTYSALICAYAKVGKRAEAEETFNRMRESNIKADHLLYSVMLDFFLRFNEIKKAMVLYQEMIQEGFTPDNGLYEVILPALVRENMGDVVERIVRDMEELSGMNPRDISSVLVKGGCYDHGAKMLKVAISNGYELDREIFLSLMSSYSSSARYSEACELLEFFREHAPSDVQMITEALVIILCKAGKLDAALEEYRSRGGLGSFTSCTMYESLIQGCVKSEQFDIASQLFSDMRFNGVEPSESLYQSMVSVYCRIGFPETAHHLLYHAEKNDIILDNLTVHIIDIVETYGKLKMWENAESIVENLRQKYSKIDRKVWNALINAYAFSGCYERARAIFNTMMKDGPSPTVESVNGLLQALIVDGRLNELYVVIQELQDMDFKISKSSILLMLEAFARAGNLFEVQKVYNGMKAAGYFPTMHLYRIMIGLLCRFKRVRDVRVMLSEMEEAGFKPDLQIFNSVLKLYSSIEEFKHMADIYQMMQDAGLTPDEETYNTLITMYCRDHRPEEGLSLMHKMKNLELEPKRDTYRSMIAAFSKQQLYDQAEELFEELRSNGYKLDRSFYHLMMKMYRTSGDHQKAENLLAMMKEAGIEPNTATMHMLMVSYGKSGQPEEADKVLKSLRTMGAVLDTLPYSSVIDAYLKKGDANAGIEKLAEMKEAAIEPDHRIWTCFIRAASLSEEANDAINLLNALQGVGFDLPIRLLREKSESLVSEVDQCLERLEHVEDNAAFNFVNALVDLLWAFELRATASWVFQLAIKKNIYRHDIFRVAQKDWGADFRKLSAGSALVGLTLWLDHMQDASLEGYPESPKSVVLITGTAEYNMVSLDSTLKACLWEMGSPFLPCKTRHGVLVAKAHSLRMWLKDSPFCLDLELKDSPKLPELNSMQLINGCFIRRGLVPAFHEITEKLKVVSPKKFSRLALLPDDKRSKVMQADIEGRKEKLEKLKRADPRQVMKIKRIRKKKFIREALEYRGNAIGKQRTFKPIAANKSIESERYDDR; encoded by the exons ATGTATATCTCTGTCTCCTCCACAGGATTACTCACTCTTACACCTTCCACACCCATACCCTTCACACTTTCTGTTTCAAACAGACGCACCATTATCGTTTCCTCTTCAATTTCCTCTACAGATTCTTCTCCACAACaactcaacaacaattccaatAACAATGACAATAAAACTGTCCCTGTTGTTAAATTCAACTATAGCAGAGCATCACCTTCAATTCGATGGCCCAATTCCAAACTCTCTCATATGTATCCTTCCACAGACACCCATTTCTCTCAAAACGATGTTTTCGTAAAAAAGACTCAAACTTTGGAAACCCCGGATGAAACCCACAAACGGAATGAtaatgaagaagaaggtgaaATTATGAGGGACAGTAGAAGCAAGATGAAGGTCAAAAGGATGAACAAATGGGTGCTCAGAAAAGAGATGAATTGGAGGGAAAGAGTGAAAACGTTAACTAATAGGATTTTGGGTTTGAAGTCTGATGAGTTTGTTGGTGATGTGTTGGAACAACACAGAGTTATGATGACACCAGTTGATTTTTGCTTTGTGGTTAAATCGGTTGGTCAAACGAGTTGGCAGCGCGCGCTTGAGCTTTACGAGTGTTTGAATATGCAGCAATGGTATGCACCTAATGCAAGGATGGTTTCCACTATTTTGGGTGTGCTTGGGAAGGCTAATCAAGAGGAAATTGCTGTTGAAGTTTTTACGAAAGCTGAGTCGATTATAGATGATACTGTCCAAGTGTATAATGCTATGATGGGTGTTTATGCAAGGAGTGGAAATTTTGATAAGGTAAAGCAGGTGTTTGATTTAATGCGTGAAAGAGAGTGTCAGCCTGATATTGTTAGTTTGAATACTTTGATTAATGCAAAGGTGAAGTCTTGTGCTATTGTGTCTGGTTTAGCTATTTTGGATGAAGTAGGTAAGTTTGGTCTTAGACCGGATATAATAACCTATAATACGCTTATAAGTGCTTGTTCTAGAGAGTGTAATTTAAAGGAAGCAATTGTTGTTTTTAGTGACATGGAGACTAACGGTTGCCAACCAGATCTTTGGACTTATAATGCTATGATTTCGGTTTATGGTAGATGTGGGTTTGCTTTGAAAGCTGAGCATCTTTTTGAAGAATTGAAGTCTAAGGGATTTTCACCTGATGCAGTCACATATAACTCTTTGTTATATGCTTTTTCAAAAGAAGGAAATACGGAAAAGGTAAGGGATATTTGTGACGAAATGGTGAAAATGGGGTTTCGCAAGGATGAAATGACATACAACACTATTATACACATGCATGGGAAGCATGGCCGGCACGATGAGGCATTACAGGTTTacagagacatgaagtcatctaaAAGGAACCCTGATGCGGTTACATATACTGTTTTGATCGATTTGCTCGGGAAAGCAAGTAAGATTGAGGAAGCTGCAAAAGTTATGTCAGAAATGTTGGATGCAGGTGTTAAGCCGACTTTGCACACGTATAGTGCTTTAATTTGTGCTTATGCAAAGGTTGGGAAGCGAGCAGAAGCTGAAGAAACATTTAATCGCATGCGTGAGTCAAATATAAAAGCTGATCATCTATTATACTCAGTTATGTTGGATTTCTTTTTGAGATTCAACGAGATAAAAAAGGCTATGGTGTTGTATCAGGAAATGATTCAGGAAGGCTTCACGCCGGATAATGGTCTTTATGAGGTTATACTACCTGCACTTGTTAGGGAAAACATGGGGGATGTTGTTGAAAGAATTGTTCGAGATATGGAAGAGCTGAGCGGTATGAACCCACGTGATATTTCATCGGTTCTTGTTAAAGGGGGGTGTTATGATCACGGTGCTAAAATGTTGAAAGTTGCCATCAGCAATGGCTATGAATTGGATCGTGAAATTTTCTTATCCCTCATGAGCTCATATAGCTCATCTGCTAGATATTCAGAAGCATGTGAACTTCTTGAATTCTTTAGAGAACATGCTCCCAGCGACGTTCAAATGATCACAGAAGCACTCGTCATTATACTTTGCAAAGCTGGAAAGCTAGATGCAGCCTTGGAGGAATACAGAAGTAGAGGAGGACTTGGTTCATTTACGAGTTGTACGATGTATGAATCTCTTATTCAAGGATGTGTGAAGAGTGAACAATTTGACATAGCTTCTCAGCTTTTCTCTGACATGAGATTCAATGGTGTTGAGCCATCTGAATCTCTGTACCAGAGTATGGTGTCTGTATACTGCAGAATCGGCTTCCCGGAGACAGCACACCATTTGTTGTATCATGCAGAGAAAAATGACATTATACTGGATAATCTAACTGTTCATATTATCGATATCGTTGAAACGTATGGAAAGCTAAAGATGTGGGAAAATGCAGAAAGTATAGTGGAGAATCTTaggcaaaaatattcaaaaatcgaCAGAAAGGTTTGGAATGCTTTAATTAATGCTTATGCATTCAGCGGTTGTTACGAACGAGCAAGAGCTATTTTTAATACAATGATGAAAGACGGCCCTTCCCCGACCGTAGAATCCGTAAATGGTCTCTTACAAGCTTTAATTGTTGATGGGAGACTGAATGAGCTTTATGTTGTAATTCAGGAGTTGCAAGACATGGACTTCAAGATTAGTAAAAGTTCTATTCTTTTGATGCTTGAAGCATTTGCTCGTGCAGGAAACTTATTTGAGGTGCAGAAAGTATACAATGGAATGAAAGCTGCTGGTTATTTTCCTACCATGCATCTTTACAGAATTATGATTGGATTGCTGTGCAGATTCAAAAGAGTACGAGATGTAAGAGTCATGTTGAGCGAGATGGAGGAGGCGGGATTTAAGCCCGATCTTCAAATTTTTAATTCTGTACTTAAATTATACTCAAGTATTGAAGAATTCAAACACATGGCTGATATTTACCAGATGATGCAAGATGCTGGTCTTACACCAGACGAGGAAACTTATAATACATTAATTACAATGTACTGCAGAGACCATAGACCAGAAGAAGGTTTGTCATTGATGCATAAAATGAAAAATCTTGAGTTGGAACCTAAGCGAGACACTTACAGAAGCATGATTGCAGCATTCAGTAAGCAGCAACTCTATGATCAGGCTGAGGAACTTTTTGAAGAGCTTAGATCGAATGGTTATAAACTGGACCGCTCGTTTTATCATTTAATGATGAAAATGTATAGAACTTCTGGGGATCATCAGAAAGCTGAAAATCTGTTAGCCATGATGAAAGAAGCAGGGATAGAACCCAATACTGCAACCATGCATATGCTAATGGTTTCTTACGGTAAATCTGGGCAACCTGAAGAAGCTGACAAAGTCCTTAAAAGCTTGAGAACAATGGGAGCAGTTCTGGATACCTTGCCTTATAGCTCTGTTATTGATGCATACCTCAAAAAAGGAGATGCAAATGCCGGAATCGAGAAGCTTGCTGAGATGAAGGAAGCAGCCATAGAACCAGATCATCGAATATGGACGTGCTTTATCAGAGCCGCAAGCTTGTCTGAGGAAGCAAATGATGCCATTAATCTTTTAAATGCACTTCAAGGTGTTGGATTTGATCTTCCAATCAG GCTTCTAAGAGAAAAATCCGAGTCGTTAGTTTCTGAGGTTGACCAATGTCTGGAGAGACTAGAACATGTGGAAGATAATGCAGCTTTTAACTTTGTCAATGCTTTGGTGGATCTCTTGTGGGCATTTGAACTCCGAGCCACTGCATCATGGGTTTTCCAATTAGCAATCAAGAAAAACATTTATCGCCATGATATATTCAG AGTTGCTCAGAAGGACTGGGGGGCTGATTTTAGAAAGCTCTCGGCCGGCTCAGCTCTTGTTGGTCTTACATTATGGCTTGACCACATGCAG GACGCCTCATTGGAGGGCTATCCAGAGTCACCAAAATCAGTTGTACTTATAACAGGAACAGCAGAATATAACATGGTATCGCTCGATAGCACATTAAAGGCGTGCCTTTGGGAAATGGGATCGCCTTTTCTTCCTTGTAAGACAAGGCACGGTGTTCTTGTAGCCAAGGCTCACTCTCTTCGAATGTGGCTAAAAGACTCCCCGTTTTGCTTGGATCTCGAGTTAAAAGATTCCCCGAAACTCCCTGAACTAAATTCAATGCAACTTATCAATGGATGCTTTATAAGGCGCGGCCTTGTTCCAGCGTTCCACGAAATTACTGAGAAACTAAAAGTTGTGAGTCCCAAGAAATTTTCTAGATTGGCTTTATTGCCTGATGATAAGAGAAGTAAAGTCATGCAAGCTGATATAGAGGGAAGGAAAGAGAAGTTGGAAAAACTAAAAAGGGCTGATCCTCGACAGGTGATGAAGATCAAGAGGATTAggaagaagaaatttattcgggAAGCTTTGGAGTACCGAGGAAATGCAATTGGGAAACAAAGGACTTTCAAACCAATTGCTGCAAATAAATCGATAGAAAGTGAGAGATACGATGACAGATAA
- the LOC131652525 gene encoding succinate dehydrogenase assembly factor 1, mitochondrial, with amino-acid sequence MGGTRGQKLSGMQKQVLSLYRGFLRAARSKSEEERCKIESVVCQEFRRNSKEVDRKNFQYIEYLLRRGHKQLDQLRNPGTTGLSSLQLDFSK; translated from the coding sequence ATGGGAGGAACCAGAGGGCAAAAGCTTTCTGGAATGCAAAAGCAAGTACTTAGCTTATACAGAGGATTTCTACGTGCAGCACGTTCCAAATCTGAGGAAGAACGCTGCAAGATAGAGTCTGTGGTATGTCAAGAGTTTCGGCGTAATTCCAAAGAAGTGGATCGGAAGAATTTTCAATACATTGAATATTTACTTCGACGTGGCCATAAACAGCTAGATCAGCTCAGGAACCCTGGCACCACTGGCTTATCTTCTTTGCAACTTGATTTCTCTAAgtga
- the LOC131652527 gene encoding protein PLANT CADMIUM RESISTANCE 10 isoform X1, whose amino-acid sequence MKNQGSYVPPAYIPLGQSDSDAMSVSLHHGDDSSNGTSQMQAQWSSGICACCDDMPSCCIGFFFPCYLFGKNAEFLGSGTFVGSCVTHFILWSLVNTACCIITDGLFWGLPGCLVSCYACGYRRTLRSKHNLPEAPCGDFVTHFCCHLCAVCQEYREIRERAGDSEATDTKLAVVTAPTVQTMQPDSKQ is encoded by the exons ATGAAGAACCAAGGTAGTTATGTGCCACCAGCTTATATTCCATTGGGGCAATCAGATTCAGATGCAATGAGTGTTTCTCTACACCATGGTGATGATAGTAGCAATGGAACAAGTCAAATGCAGGCTCAATGGTCTTCTGGAATCTGTGCTTGTTGCGATGATATGCCGAGCT GTTGTATAGGTTTTTTTTTTCCTTGCTATCTCTTTGGGAAGAATGCAGAATTTCTGGGTTCTGGCACGTTTGTGGGATCATGTGTTACCCATTTTATATTATGGAGTCTTGTTAATACAGCCTGCTGCATAATAACTGACGGCCTGTTTTGGGGATTACCTGGATGCCTGGTTTCTTGTTATGCTTGTGGCTACCGCAGAACCTTACGATCAAAGCATAATTTGCCG GAAGCACCGTGTGGGGATTTTGTTACCCATTTTTGCTGCCATTTGTGTGCCGTTTGTCAAGAGTACCGTGAAATACGCGAAAGAGCTGGGGATTCTGAAGCTACAGATACAAAACTGGCAGTAGTTACAGCTCCGACAGTTCAGACAATGCAACCAGATTCAAAGCAGTAA
- the LOC131647103 gene encoding pentatricopeptide repeat-containing protein At1g71420 has protein sequence MNICLKHLRSKKLVHYVFPKPCMLQNLYCTSPTQPQTIARNINPLIHTLSLQGNLEEALSLVYTHPSLSLQDYAFLFHACAQKKWIHQGMALHHYIFNKHPAIQNDVFLTNNLLNMYCKCGYLDYAHHLFDEMPRRNFVSWTVLISGYAQFGLIRECFAFFSGMLACFRPNEFAFASVLSACEERDVEYGLQVHAVALKFSLDFNVYVANALITMYSKCSGGFGGGYDQTLDDAWNVFKSMEYRNLISWNSMISGFQFRGLGDKAIGLFAYMYCNGVGFNSATLLGVFSSLNQCSSTLDDVNNTHLRNCFQLHCLTIKSGLISEVEVVTALVKSYANIGSRISDCYKLFLDTSGQHDVVSWTAIISVFAECDPEQAFLLLCQLHRENIVLDRHTFSIALKACAYFVTEQNATAVHSQVIKHGFQDDTVVSNALIHAYGRSGSLALCERVFDEMGRRDLVSWNSMLKSYAMHGRAKDAVELFKRMDVQPDSATFVALLAACSHAGLIEEGVEIFNSMIESHGISPQLDHYACMVDLYGRAGKIFEAEELIHKMPMKPDSVIWSSLLGSCRKHGEAGLAKLAADKFKELDPKNSLAYIQMSNIYSSGGSFIEAGLMRKEMRDSKVRKRPGLSWVEVGKQVHEFTSGGQHHPKRAAILSRLETLIGQLKEMGYAPEISSALHDIEVEHIEDQLFHHSEKMALVFAIMNEANFPGAGNVIKIMKNIRICVDCHNFMKLASNLFHKEIVVRDSNRFHHFKCGTCSCNDYW, from the coding sequence ATGAACATATGTTTGAAGCATTTGCGATCTAAAAAGCTTGTACACTATGTATTCCCCAAACCTTGCATGTTACAGAATCTTTATTGCACTTCACCTACACAACCACAAACCATAGCCAGAAACATAAACCCACTAATCCATACTCTCTCCTTACAAGGCAATCTTGAAGAAGCACTTTCACTTGTTTACACTCACCCTTCTCTATCCCTACAAGACTATGCCTTTCTCTTCCATGCTTGTGCTCAGAAAAAATGGATCCACCAAGGCATGGCATTGCACCATTACATATTTAACAAACACCCCGCAATTCAAAATGATGTTTTTCTCACTAATAATCTCTTAAACATGTACTGCAAGTGTGGTTATTTAGATTATGCTCACCacctgtttgatgaaatgcctagAAGAAACTTTGTTTCTTGGACTGTTCTCATTTCTGGGTATGCTCAGTTTGGTTTGATCAGAGAGTGTTTTGCTTTCTTCTCTGGCATGTTGGCTTGTTTTCGACCCAATGAGTTTGCTTTTGCAAGTGTGCTTAGTGCTTGTGAGGAGCGTGATGTTGAATATGGCTTGCAGGTACATGCTGTTGCTTTGAAATTTTCGTTGGATTTCAATGTGTATGTTGCAAATGCTCTTATTACAATGTATAGTAAGTGCTCTGGTGGTTTCGGTGGTGGCTATGATCAAACTTTGGATGACGCGTGGAATGTGTTCAAGTCCATGGAGTATAGAAATCTTATATCTTGGAAttcaatgatttcaggttttcaGTTCCGTGGGCTTGGGGACAAAGCTATTGGCCTGTTTGCATATATGTATTGCAATGGAGTTGGGTTTAACAGTGCCACGCTACTTGGTGTTTTCTCTTCTTTAAATCAATGCAGTAGTACTTTGGATGACGTCAACAACACCCATCTGAGGAATTGTTTTCAATTGCACTGCCTCACTATTAAAAGCGGTCTTATTTCAGAAGTTGAAGTGGTAACTGCATTGGTGAAATCCTATGCAAATATAGGGAGTCGCATTTCTGACTGTTATAAGCTCTTCCTTGATACAAGTGGCCAACATGATGTTGTGTCATGGACTGCTATTATTTCCGTGTTTGCAGAGTGCGACCCTGAGCAGGCTTTCCTTCTTCTCTGTCAACTTCATCGAGAAAATATTGTGTTGGACCGGCATACATTCTCAATCGCCTTAAAAGCTTGCGCCTACTTTGTGACTGAACAAAATGCAACAGCAGTTCATTCACAAGTAATTAAACACGGGTTTCAGGATGACACAGTTGTTTCAAATGCCTTGATACATGCTTATGGGAGGTCTGGCTCCTTAGCTTTGTGTGAACGAGTATTTGACGAAATGGGTCGCCGTGATTTGGTTTCTTGGAATTCAATGCTCAAGTCTTATGCCATGCATGGTCGAGCTAAAGATGCGGTAGAGCTCTTCAAACGAATGGATGTCCAACCAGATTCTGCAACCTTTGTTGCACTTCTTGCAGCATGCAGTCATGCCGGGCTTATTGAAGAAGGAGTAGAAATTTTCAACTCTATGATTGAAAGCCATGGCATTTCTCCTCAACTAGATCATTATGCGTGCATGGTGGACCTCTATGGACGAGCTGGGAAGATATTTGAGGCGGAGGAGTTGATACATAAAATGCCAATGAAACCTGATTCTGTGATTTGGAGTTCATTACTTGGATCTTGCCGGAAGCACGGTGAGGCTGGCTTAGCCAAATTGGCAGCTGATAAATTTAAAGAGTTAGATCCTAAAAATTCTTTGGCATATATacaaatgtcaaatatatattcATCTGGAGGTAGTTTTATTGAAGCTGGCCTTATGAGGAAGGAAATGAGAGACTCTAAAGTGAGAAAAAGACCTGGATTAAGCTGGGTTGAGGTTGGGAAGCAGGTTCATGAATTCACATCTGGTGGCCAGCATCATCCAAAAAGGGCCGCTATATTGAGCCGGCTCGAGACATTGATTGGACAATTGAAAGAAATGGGTTATGCTCCAGAGATTAGCTCTGCATTGCATGACATTGAAGTGGAGCACATAGAAGATCAATTGTTTCATCACAGTGAGAAGATGGCATTGGTATTTGCTATAATGAATGAAGCAAATTTTCCTGGTGCTGGAAATGTCATTAAAATCATGAAGAATATCCGTATTTGTGTTGATTGTCATAACTTTATGAAATTAGCATCAAATCTGTTTCATAAGGAGATTGTTGTAAGAGATTCGAATCGCTTTCACCATTTCAAATGTGGAACATGCTCTTGTAATGACTATTGGTAA
- the LOC131652527 gene encoding protein PLANT CADMIUM RESISTANCE 10 isoform X2, which produces MKNQGSYVPPAYIPLGQSDSDAMSVSLHHGDDSSNGTSQMQAQWSSGICACCDDMPSCCIGFFFPCYLFGKNAEFLGSGTFVGSCVTHFILWSLVNTACCIITDGLFWGLPGCLVSCYACGYRRTLRSKHNLPHRVGILLPIFAAICVPFVKSTVKYAKELGILKLQIQNWQ; this is translated from the exons ATGAAGAACCAAGGTAGTTATGTGCCACCAGCTTATATTCCATTGGGGCAATCAGATTCAGATGCAATGAGTGTTTCTCTACACCATGGTGATGATAGTAGCAATGGAACAAGTCAAATGCAGGCTCAATGGTCTTCTGGAATCTGTGCTTGTTGCGATGATATGCCGAGCT GTTGTATAGGTTTTTTTTTTCCTTGCTATCTCTTTGGGAAGAATGCAGAATTTCTGGGTTCTGGCACGTTTGTGGGATCATGTGTTACCCATTTTATATTATGGAGTCTTGTTAATACAGCCTGCTGCATAATAACTGACGGCCTGTTTTGGGGATTACCTGGATGCCTGGTTTCTTGTTATGCTTGTGGCTACCGCAGAACCTTACGATCAAAGCATAATTTGCCG CACCGTGTGGGGATTTTGTTACCCATTTTTGCTGCCATTTGTGTGCCGTTTGTCAAGAGTACCGTGAAATACGCGAAAGAGCTGGGGATTCTGAAGCTACAGATACAAAACTGGCAGTAG